In Zingiber officinale cultivar Zhangliang chromosome 3A, Zo_v1.1, whole genome shotgun sequence, the DNA window TTGCTTGTTCTACTTTCTTGACATGTAAAAGTTGAGTCTTCTCCGGATTCTGAGATCTGGATCTCTCTCTTCGATGATTGTTAATTTTTGAATCGAATGGGCGACAGAAATGGCATCCAGATAAGTGCTCGGCGTCCGGGAGCACTCAGAGCAAGGAGGAAGCGAAAGAGAAGTTTCAGGAAATCCAGAATGCCTACTCTGGTTGGTTTCTGTCCATTCTCTCCATCCCACCTCAGCTGCTGCTGCAACAATTACTAAATACCATAAAAtgaataaaattttctattccaCTTGCAATTTTGCTTAATTCTACTCTCGTAAAGAAGTTTGCGTGATCAGTTCTCTCAGACTCAAACAAGAGATTCCTCTACGACGTCGGCGTCTACGACAAGGAAGATGACAATGACGAATATGTACGTTCCTAATTGTAACAGTGTTGTTTGTTTAGATTGTTAATGTACAATCAACTAATTTTCCAAACACATTATTCTCGTGCAATTAATAATATTTACTGTGCAGGGGATGGGGGATTTTTTGGGGGAGATAGTCCAGATGATGAGCCAAACAAAACCTGTTGTAAGACAATTTTTTCTCCCGGTTTCTTAGTCTAAACTCGTGTAATTTAGGCTGCTTAATTGTGTCTGCTAAATTTTTACCAGACGAGCAGCGACGACAGCCTAGAGGAGCTGCAGAAGATGTTTGTGGAGATGTTCCAGGACGATCTGGATCCTGGGTTATGTGGTCCATGGACTCATTCAACTAATGCCCGAGATAATTCGACATCACGATCAGGGATGCAGTTTGCAAATCGTGGATACAAGCGGTGCAACTCTTCCGTGAATTCTGGAAAGGCAAATTTGGATGGATTGGAATTTAGTTCCTCGGGATTCTGTGCTGGGGTGAGTCACTGCATCCCCATGTTCATGGATTCAATTATTTTCTTCCTTATATCATATTATGTTAGATCAGATGACAGTTAATCCCTCATCTATGAACTATCTGGTCACCTTGTCTGATAATCCAGCTGACCTGACAAATTTGGTGGTCGTAGATAGGTCATATGAATCTAAAGTAAATGCCAATTGAGCTTGCTGAAGTCATGGTTCCCACTTCCCAGTTACTTTCAAGCTGGATGATAACATTACTTGTCAAGATTTGATAGAGAATCTGGATTAGTAGGAAAATATCTAGGACCCAAATGAGAACAATAGACCAACGAATTATGGTTTTTAAGACGGATAAGTTAGTTCTACCTAAAATTCTCTATCACTATAGGTCCGTGTTCATACTCTGATCTTTTCTTGAAGCAATTTTCTTGTGCCGATGAATATGTACCTGATTCATTGAATGCTTTTGTTCCGGCAGTTGAATGATGTAGGGCAGTCATCAAAAGGAAGAGGCGGCATTAATAATAGCAAGAGAAGGAGTGGAAGAAAGCAAAAGGTTTCATCTAAACATGATGTCTCAACCTATGATGCTGATGTCTCTGTTTGGAAATTCTAGTTTCTTCAGTTTCCCCATTTCTTATTCTTGGGTGAATTTTCCCCTCTTCTCTATATTTCTTAGTATAGCAGTGAACTAGTAGTTACCTTGAATCCGTCGACTAAAATAAACTTTCAGATGAtttctcttttccttggattGAATTGGGAGTGTACCGTTATATGCCAACAAGCAAGACTAACCTACTGGTAGTTGTTATGCCTGCCTTAATGTAAATATACCTTGTTTCTGTTTCTATTTCTGTTTGTGTTTCATACTGCGTCCA includes these proteins:
- the LOC122053145 gene encoding dnaJ homolog subfamily B member 6-like — its product is MSGGDVKSGDFYEVLGLRKECSEAEVRNAYRKLAMKWHPDKCSASGSTQSKEEAKEKFQEIQNAYSVLSDSNKRFLYDVGVYDKEDDNDEYGMGDFLGEIVQMMSQTKPVTSSDDSLEELQKMFVEMFQDDLDPGLCGPWTHSTNARDNSTSRSGMQFANRGYKRCNSSVNSGKANLDGLEFSSSGFCAGLNDVGQSSKGRGGINNSKRRSGRKQKVSSKHDVSTYDADVSVWKF